The sequence below is a genomic window from Cerasicoccus sp. TK19100.
TCCGGACTACCAATTGCTCATGGCCAATTTGGCGATAAAAGAAGATAATGTTCCGGCGGCCTTGGAGCGGTTGTCGAACGCGTCGGCGCTCAACCCAACGAATTCTGAGGCCCGCCTGCTAAGTGGTAAACTTTTATTGCGGACAAACAACACCGCGGCCAAGGTGCAGGCCAAGGCGAACTTGAGAGCGGCCGCGGAGCAAGCTGATGAGTTCGGCCGACAGGCGTTATTCATTCTGGCGACAACGCCAGAGATCCCGCTCTTTGATGCAGACCGGAAGTGGTTGATCTATCGCCTGAGAGAGCCACGCACTAGCACCGCAGAAAGTCGCCTGCTCGCGGACAATCAGCAAATCATATTGCAGCCGCTGGGGCGCACCGGCGTCATTCAGGGAGCCATCAAGCGCGAGGGTAAGGACCACCCGGTGCTCTTGGTGCAGTGGTTGATCGGGCAGGGGGCCTATGCGGAAATGTGGAACTTTCTGGACAGTGATGTGGGTGAGAAACTGGTCGGAAACGGACGTTGGGATGCGGGCATCATTGCGGCGCTTAGCCGAGACCGAGTTGCTTCCCAAGAGTTTCTGAATCGCACTGATAAACCGATTGACGCGCTTAGCCGGGCATTGATGTTGGCCTATCTATCAGCTTACGCTGTTGGGCCAGGTGGTGAGCCCACGCAGCAGTGGCAAGATGCCTTTGAATTAGCGGATCAGGCAAATGCCTACGACGAGCTTAACGCTCTGTGCGAAATTGCCAGCCGTAGACAATGGAATGAGGCTGCGGCTGAAGCTGGCCTGGCAGCATTTATGGCCATCGAGGATGATCAAGCCAAGGTCACCTATACGCCGAAGGTGATGACCGTGTTGAACGCGGCAGGCAGGACACAGCAGATGTTGGATGTCACGGTTGAAGTGCTCGACGTGGCCCCGGATTATGAATCGATGATTAACAACCGCGTGTATCTCCGAGCGCTTTT
It includes:
- a CDS encoding tetratricopeptide repeat protein yields the protein MAALLGGGYWGWQRYSLFMAERAIAERNYRDAVKHSRLLLAYGVDKEPALEIYLRALIELSPENAYHEVMALLSERDARDYPEISRAMLSYLVQSNQFKPAHELSKKLEQSMSGDPDYQLLMANLAIKEDNVPAALERLSNASALNPTNSEARLLSGKLLLRTNNTAAKVQAKANLRAAAEQADEFGRQALFILATTPEIPLFDADRKWLIYRLREPRTSTAESRLLADNQQIILQPLGRTGVIQGAIKREGKDHPVLLVQWLIGQGAYAEMWNFLDSDVGEKLVGNGRWDAGIIAALSRDRVASQEFLNRTDKPIDALSRALMLAYLSAYAVGPGGEPTQQWQDAFELADQANAYDELNALCEIASRRQWNEAAAEAGLAAFMAIEDDQAKVTYTPKVMTVLNAAGRTQQMLDVTVEVLDVAPDYESMINNRVYLRALLGQVTEVDVEEMQEIIDAGGPNAMNSALALCYLQLGDVDKAQATYARLDPKYLSIPNCRLVGLLLAAKLGDEERAQEFQRGINVDNLLPEERSLYNNAL